TTTATTTCCGAAATCATAAAAGAAGAAGGAAAAAAATTTGCACATTGGGACTTATTAAATATAACAATGGGCTCAAAACTAGGTAGCAAAAGTATGAATACCATGCCAGATCTCGGTAGCATGCCTCTATGCTATGTTTCAGATGACGATGATGATGAAGACGCGTATTTGTACAAGCTCGCAGGTTTTCTTCGCTTTTTTCAATATTACATAAATTATAATTTGCAAAATAAATTAACCGATATTAAAAACATGGTAAAAGAAAATAAATCGAAACTCGCAAGCAAAGAACTTTGGCTTATTAAAGAAGATTTAGCTCCAGAAGTCAACACTATAGATAAAATTAAAAAATACTATTCGGGCAAAGTCAAGATTGTTTCTAAAGAAAGCATAAGGGAAGCCATTCATAACGCAAACGAAAACGTAGTGTTTTTACATAATATCGAACCTAAAGATGCAAACGGCAAATGGTGTTTAAAAATATTACTCGCTGCTGCTGACGGCTGCCCAATATATTATAACATTACAACAGTAAAAGACCTCAATAAAAAAGGATTTAGTATTGCCGATTTTAAAGCATTAAATTAATTTTAAGAACTATCATGAGCGACGATAAAAAAATTATTTTTTCAATGGTTGGTGTAAGTAAAATATTTCCACCACAAAAGCAAGTATTAAAAAATATTTATCTTTCCTTTTTCTATGGCGCTAAAATCGGCGTTTTAGGACTTAATGGCAGTGGAAAATCCACATTGTTAAAAATAATTGCAGGCAAAGAAACTCCCACAGAAGGCGATGTTGTTTATTCACCCGGATATTCCATCGGACTTTTGGAGCAAGAGCCGCACTTAGAAGAAAACAAAACCGTAAAGCAAATTGTTGAAGAAGCTGTTCAGCCTATTGTTGATTTACTCAAGGAATACGAAGAAGTAAACAATAAATTTTCGGAGCCTTTAGATGACGAAGAAATGAATAAGCTCATCATTAGGCAAGGAGAGCTTACGGAACTAATCGAGCAAAACGACGCTTGGGAATTAGACTCCATGCTTGAACGAGCCATGGATGCCCTAAATTGTCCACCACCCGACCAAATTGTAAAAAATCTTAGCGGAGGCGAAAAACGCAGAATAGCATTAGTTAGGCTTTTACTCCAAAAACCAGACATCCTTCTTCTTGACGAGCCTACAAACCACCTCGACGCAGAATCGGTGCAATGGCTTGAAAAACATTTACAAGAATATCAAGGCACTGTGATTGCTGTTACCCACGATAGATATTTCTTAGACAATGTTGCTGGCTGGATTTTAGAGCTAGACAGAGGCGAAGGCATTCCTTGGAAAGGCAACTACAGCAGTTGGCTTGAACAAAAATCAGCGAGATTAGCACAAGAAGAGAAAACAGAATCAAAAAGGCGCAAAACTCTTGAACGCGAGCTAGAATGGATTAGAATGGCTCCGAAAGCAAGGCACGCAAAAGGAAAAGCCCGTCTGAACGCTTACGAAAAGCTATTAAGTCAAGACACTAAAGAAAAAGAACAACGACTTGAAATTTTTATACCAGACGGACCACGCCTTGGCGACCAAGTAATAGAAGCAAATAATATCAGCAAAGCCTATGGCGACAAATTACTTTTTGAAAACGCCAGCTTCACAGTGCCACCTAACGCTATCGTTGGTATAATAGGACCCAATGGTGCAGGCAAAACAACACTTTTCCGACTAATAATGGGACTTGAAAAGCCTGATAGCGGCAGTTTTATTGTTGGAGATACTGTAAAAATAGCTTATGTTGACCAAAGCCACGCAGCAATAGACAAAGAAAAAACTGTATATGAAACAATTAGCAATGGCATGGAAACTCTACGCATTGGCGGCAGAGAAATGAATGCTAGAGCCTATGTAAGCCGATTTAATTTTAGCGGACCAGACCAAGAAAAAAAATGCGGTGTGCTTTCTGGTGGAGAGCGAAACAGATTACATCTAGCTCTAACATTAAAAGAAGAAGCCAATTTGCTTTTGCTCGACGAGCCTTCAAACGACATAGACATCAACACACTGCGAGCTTTGGAGGAAGGCTTGGAATATTTTGCAGGTTGCGCAATGGTAATCAGCCACGATAGATGGTTTTTAGATAGGATTTGCACTCATATTCTTGCTTTTGAAGGCGATGCAAATATTGTGTTTTTCGAAGGAGGTTTTAGCGAATACGAAGAAAATCGCCGAAAAAGACAAGGAGATGCTCCGGTAAAATTCAAGTATAAAAAACTTACTGCTTAAAAAAAACAAAAGAATAACTTTATAAAAAAACACTATGAAAGAAATTGTTGTAGGAATTGATTTTTCCAAAGGTGCTTTAAACGCATTAAAATATGCGGCTTTCATTGCAAAAGGTCTTAACTGTAAAATCACATTAATTTGGGTTGACAAACCTCATAATCCTGATGGAATTTACGAAGAAGAAAACTACAGAGATGCTGTTCACAACCGCTTTAAAGAAATAATAAAAGAATACGAACCAATTGTTGGAAAAGATAATATTCAATATAAAATCAGATCTGGAAAGGTTTATGAAGAAATAAGTTCGTATGCTAAAATAAACAACAGCAACTACGTAGTTATCGGAACTCACGGTATAAGCGGCTTTGAAGAACTTTGGATTGGCTCAAATGCTAATAGAGTTGTGTCAACATCTCCATGCCCAACATTTACACTAAGGCAAAACTATGCTATAGAAAACAATTTAAAACGCATCGTGTTGCCTATTGACCGCTCTGACAAAACTTTGAGCAAAATTCCTTTTGCTGTAGAGCTTGCCAAATCATTTGGTGCTGAAATTATTTTGATAAAAATGCACGAAACAAAATTCAAATTCCTAAATAAAAGAGTGAACTCAGCAACTGATAAAATCATTAGCATCTTATCAAAAGAAAAAATCAAATATTCTGTTATTGAAAAACAAATAACAAATGTTACAAACGACATTATTTCTATTGTTGAGAAAAACAATGCTGACTTATTAGTCATAATGACTGATCAACAAAAGCAATCTTTTAATGTTATGCTCGGAGAAGCAGCTCAACAACTTGTAAACCATTGCCCTGTGCCAGTTTTGAGCATTCATGAAGATGATAAAATCTAGTTGTAATGGAATTAGCAGATATTAAAAAAACAGCTTATACGATTTTTAAGAAAGAAATTAATAGGCTACATATACTGCCAGAGTCAGGGTCAAACAGGAAATACTACCGAGTTTTTTTTGAAAATGGAGAAACAATTATTGCAGCTGTAAATGACTATTTGAATGAAAACAAAGCATTTGTCAGCTTTGCAAGGCATTTTCATAAAGAAGGATTGCCCGTTCCCGAAATATTACATTACGATGAAAAGTCAAAATTATATTTCATTTCCGATTTGGGAGACACCACTCTTTTCAGCTATCTGTCATCAAAAGAAAGAAATCCAAAACAAACTTTAGCTTTCTATAAAGAAGTTGTTGAATATTTGCTGCAATTTCAATTTTGCAAAGCTCCGGACTATTCTTTATGCTTCCCAAGGAGCAAGTTTGACACCACAAGCATGATGTGGGATTTGAATTATTTTAAATATTATTTCTTAAAACTTGCAAATATTCCTTTTGATGAGCAAAAAATTGAAGATGATTTCATAAAATTATGCAAAGAGCTGAACAACGCTCCATCTAATTTCTTTCTTTACAGAGATTTTCAGTCAAGAAACATTATGATTAAAAACGAAAATCTTTTTTTCATTGATTTTCAAGGTGGTCGCGAAGGGCAATTACAATACGATTTAGCTTCACTGCTTTACGATGCCAAAGCAAATCTTAGCGACGATTTTAGAGAAGAAATTTTAAGCTATTATTTGCAAAAGCTAAATGAAAGAAATCCGGAATTATCAAAAAATTTCAAATCGAGTTACTACCTTTTTGCTTTATTACGCATAATGCAAGCTATGGGAGCTTACGGCTACAGAGGGTTTTACGAAAAGAAAACTCATTTTATTCAGTCTATACCTTACGCTGCTGAAAATATTAAAAACATTATTCCGAAAAATAATTTTAAGGAAACTTTTCCCGAACTTTTTAAATCTCTGAATTTCATTGCAGAAAACTTTACTAAAAACAAGGCTGCCACATCAGATGATGGAATTTTAACCGTAAATATTTCCAGCTTTTCATTCAAAAAAGGCTATCCACTTGGCGATGCAGAACATG
Above is a window of Bacteroidales bacterium DNA encoding:
- the ettA gene encoding energy-dependent translational throttle protein EttA, producing MSDDKKIIFSMVGVSKIFPPQKQVLKNIYLSFFYGAKIGVLGLNGSGKSTLLKIIAGKETPTEGDVVYSPGYSIGLLEQEPHLEENKTVKQIVEEAVQPIVDLLKEYEEVNNKFSEPLDDEEMNKLIIRQGELTELIEQNDAWELDSMLERAMDALNCPPPDQIVKNLSGGEKRRIALVRLLLQKPDILLLDEPTNHLDAESVQWLEKHLQEYQGTVIAVTHDRYFLDNVAGWILELDRGEGIPWKGNYSSWLEQKSARLAQEEKTESKRRKTLERELEWIRMAPKARHAKGKARLNAYEKLLSQDTKEKEQRLEIFIPDGPRLGDQVIEANNISKAYGDKLLFENASFTVPPNAIVGIIGPNGAGKTTLFRLIMGLEKPDSGSFIVGDTVKIAYVDQSHAAIDKEKTVYETISNGMETLRIGGREMNARAYVSRFNFSGPDQEKKCGVLSGGERNRLHLALTLKEEANLLLLDEPSNDIDINTLRALEEGLEYFAGCAMVISHDRWFLDRICTHILAFEGDANIVFFEGGFSEYEENRRKRQGDAPVKFKYKKLTA
- a CDS encoding universal stress protein; the protein is MKEIVVGIDFSKGALNALKYAAFIAKGLNCKITLIWVDKPHNPDGIYEEENYRDAVHNRFKEIIKEYEPIVGKDNIQYKIRSGKVYEEISSYAKINNSNYVVIGTHGISGFEELWIGSNANRVVSTSPCPTFTLRQNYAIENNLKRIVLPIDRSDKTLSKIPFAVELAKSFGAEIILIKMHETKFKFLNKRVNSATDKIISILSKEKIKYSVIEKQITNVTNDIISIVEKNNADLLVIMTDQQKQSFNVMLGEAAQQLVNHCPVPVLSIHEDDKI
- a CDS encoding phosphotransferase codes for the protein MELADIKKTAYTIFKKEINRLHILPESGSNRKYYRVFFENGETIIAAVNDYLNENKAFVSFARHFHKEGLPVPEILHYDEKSKLYFISDLGDTTLFSYLSSKERNPKQTLAFYKEVVEYLLQFQFCKAPDYSLCFPRSKFDTTSMMWDLNYFKYYFLKLANIPFDEQKIEDDFIKLCKELNNAPSNFFLYRDFQSRNIMIKNENLFFIDFQGGREGQLQYDLASLLYDAKANLSDDFREEILSYYLQKLNERNPELSKNFKSSYYLFALLRIMQAMGAYGYRGFYEKKTHFIQSIPYAAENIKNIIPKNNFKETFPELFKSLNFIAENFTKNKAATSDDGILTVNISSFSFKKGYPLGDAEHGGGFVFDCRSLPNPGREERFKTFNGKDKCIIDWLSEKNEVAEFLETCSKLIFSSIDNYLQRKFNLISVSFGCTGGQHRSVYCTEQTAKKINAKYSKKVKIIIQHREL